One Anthonomus grandis grandis chromosome 15, icAntGran1.3, whole genome shotgun sequence DNA segment encodes these proteins:
- the LOC126744879 gene encoding uncharacterized protein LOC126744879, whose product METREFNIEKLITEVQLRPAIWDMRDDNYSNRIKKKQAWEEVTTEFLSAAASVEEKKIIGPMLQKKWKNVRDRYSKHLSESKGKSGQGRKGKTPYMCAQQLSFLSDVVQRRATESSLDATHELAATDDETAATPQEGTDEDASIEPPDQPNTTKRESRKRQQQQHYGEERIKKKKNDSVETVLCEALQTHTDIQKGKLMKEKESVDDDKHFLLSLLPFFKKIPIDNKLLVRMELMALLNRHICPPPHQHHATTFSEPPSHFQPHVEPPSWYTHSLPPQNSLPQQHQPTSTPHLQNQPGPSGLQRVAPPESQFSPYSLDGSEHMSL is encoded by the exons ATGGAAACCAGGGAATTcaacatagaaaaattaattactgaggTTCAATTGAGGCCAGCGATTTGGGATATGCGTGATGATAATTATtcaaacagaataaaaaaaaaacaggcatGGGAAGAAGTTACTACAGAATTTCTAAGCGCAGCTGCTTCtgttgaggaaaaaaaaattatag gtcctatgctacaaaaaaaatggaaaaatgtcaGGGACAGATATTCCAAACACCTTTCCGAAAGTAAAGGCAAATCTGGGCAAGGCCGGAAAGGAAAAACCCCATATATGTGTGCCCAACAGCTCTCATTTTTGTCGGATGTGGTCCAAAGAAGGGCAACAGAGAGTTCGCTCGATGCAACACATGAATTGGCAGCCACAGATGATGAGACTGCAGCCACGCCTCAGGAAGGTACAGATGAAGATGCATCGATAGAGCCACCAGATCAACCAAATACAACCAAGCGGGAATCCCGAAAAAGGCAGCAGCAACAGCATTATGGTGAAGAGCgcattaagaagaaaaaaaatgattcggTAGAAACAGTTTTGTGTGAAGCTCTTCAAACACACACCGATATTCAAAAAGGAAAACtgatgaaagaaaaagaaagtgtGGATGATGACAAGCATTTTTTGTTGTCATTgttgccattttttaaaaaaattccaattgaTAACAAGTTGTTGGTCAGAATGGAATTGATGGCTTTATTAAATAGGCATATTTGTCCACCTCCACACCAACATCATGCTACTACATTCTCCGAACCACCTAGTCACTTCCAACCCCACGTTGAACCACCATCATGGTATACACATTCATTGCCTCCACAGAATTCATTACCACAACAACATCAACCAACTTCAACACCACACCTTCAGAATCAGCCAGGGCCTTCTGGGCTACAACGAGTTGCGCCACCCGAATCCCAATTCTCACCATATTCTCTTGATGGTTCAGAGCATATGAGTTTATAG